In one window of bacterium DNA:
- a CDS encoding ATP-binding protein, whose product MNKKNKDVWFFLNFFTNLIILTGICCFFCTSELLADTVIHIGVYENLPKVGISPSGKPEGIFIDIIEEIAKKEGWRIEYVKGTWDEGLERLKKGEIDLMPDVGYSPQRAQIFVFHKEPVLTDWFQVYAQKNNNIRSLQDISHKTVGVLKGSIQEEVLNQLNKDISLNLIFKPFPSYKDVFEALQRKEIDILVCNRFYGYRHAREYGAEETGIIFHPNPLFFAGSKYTSPTILSDIDRHLIQLKKDPDSVYYQTVRRWTPEQVISVVPARIKKIGIVMAGILLLSFVWGWTLRRQVRIKTRELRNSNEEIATLYKKLKEYAEQLEQKVEERTKELSLLTEDLRKAKEEAETANMAKSAFLASMSHELRTPLNSIIGFTGLLLQGLAGPLNEEQIKQLQMVKNSGQHLLSLINEVLDISKIEAGQIDIKPEVFDITESVKKVIETLKPMAEKKRLLLTFYISPDVRMINSDRRRIEQVLINLINNAIKFTDRGAVHIDVSENENGEIVIKVADTGIGFKKDDMDKLFKPFSQIDTGPARKYEGTGLGLHICNLLIDRLGGSIWVESEWGKGSTFYVVLPVNLKGEK is encoded by the coding sequence GGTATATCTCCATCAGGAAAACCAGAAGGCATTTTTATTGATATTATTGAAGAGATTGCAAAAAAAGAGGGCTGGAGGATTGAATATGTGAAAGGAACATGGGATGAAGGGCTTGAAAGGTTAAAAAAAGGCGAGATAGACCTTATGCCTGATGTGGGTTACAGTCCCCAGAGAGCACAGATATTTGTATTCCACAAAGAGCCAGTACTCACTGACTGGTTTCAGGTATATGCACAAAAAAATAATAATATCCGTTCATTACAGGATATTTCACACAAAACTGTTGGTGTTCTTAAAGGTTCTATACAGGAAGAGGTATTAAATCAACTGAACAAAGATATCTCATTGAATCTGATATTCAAACCATTTCCCAGTTATAAAGATGTATTTGAAGCACTACAGCGAAAAGAAATAGATATCCTTGTCTGTAACCGATTTTATGGATACAGACACGCCAGAGAATATGGGGCTGAAGAAACAGGCATTATTTTTCATCCAAACCCTTTATTTTTCGCTGGTTCAAAATATACATCCCCTACCATACTTAGCGATATTGACAGACATCTTATACAGTTAAAGAAAGACCCTGATTCGGTTTACTATCAGACAGTAAGACGATGGACACCAGAACAGGTAATTTCAGTAGTACCTGCCAGGATAAAAAAAATAGGTATTGTTATGGCAGGAATACTTTTGCTGAGTTTTGTATGGGGATGGACACTCAGAAGGCAAGTAAGAATAAAGACCAGAGAACTGAGAAACAGTAATGAGGAGATTGCTACCCTTTATAAAAAACTTAAAGAATATGCTGAACAACTGGAACAGAAAGTAGAAGAACGGACGAAGGAATTATCTCTACTGACAGAGGACCTCCGTAAAGCGAAGGAAGAAGCAGAGACAGCAAACATGGCTAAATCCGCTTTTCTTGCAAGTATGTCTCATGAACTAAGAACACCTCTTAATTCCATTATTGGTTTCACAGGACTTTTACTACAGGGATTAGCCGGACCCTTAAACGAAGAACAGATAAAACAACTACAGATGGTTAAAAACAGCGGACAGCATCTTTTGTCTCTAATAAATGAGGTTTTAGATATCTCAAAAATAGAAGCAGGACAGATTGATATTAAGCCAGAAGTATTTGATATAACAGAATCTGTTAAAAAAGTAATAGAAACATTAAAACCAATGGCTGAAAAGAAAAGGTTGTTACTTACCTTTTATATATCGCCTGATGTAAGGATGATTAACAGTGACCGCAGGCGAATAGAACAAGTCCTCATAAATCTGATAAACAATGCTATTAAGTTCACTGACCGTGGAGCAGTGCATATAGATGTCTCTGAAAATGAGAATGGAGAAATAGTTATAAAAGTAGCAGATACTGGTATAGGATTCAAGAAAGATGATATGGATAAACTATTCAAGCCGTTTTCTCAGATTGATACCGGACCTGCACGTAAATATGAAGGAACAGGGCTCGGTTTACACATATGTAACCTTTTAATAGACAGATTGGGTGGTAGTATTTGGGTAGAAAGTGAATGGGGCAAAGGAAGTACATTTTATGTAGTGTTACCTGTTAATTTAAAAGGAGAAAAATGA